ACCCCTATCTGGTACAACAGAATATTTTGGTAACAGATCATAGCGCTCACAAGATCACATTTAACTGCGGCTGGAAGTAATAGCCCAAATGCATGAAACTTCAGTCAGTTTGCCTGAGTACTGGAGTCTCTTTGATCTGGCTGAAAATTTTATAGTATCACTTTTAAGTATACCAGAGATTAGAAGCTTTAGGCATATGCAAACATGAATGTCAAGGTTGACAAGAGGGTCATGACTATAGTAAGCAAGGAGATGTGTTGCTGGGAACTAGCATTTGGCGACCATGGATAGGCATCAGGAGGTGGCATGACACAATTATCACCGTTGAAATAAACCCTTCGAGGGAAAGCCCAACCCTTGTCAAAAGTGAAAGTCGCATCCTTCTGAAAAAGTACCTCTGACTGAACATTACCAAGAGGGCCAGCTTGCATGAGAAAATCGTTGTAGAACTTAATTCCCCATAGCATGGCAGTATCATCTATTGGAAAGAAGAatacattaaatacattttGTCAACTTCCAATTTGTATTacaagtaaaaagtaaaaaatgcaATTGTTTTCAGAAAAATGATGACAACTAGTAATTCACTCTATACGTGACAGCAGAAACTTCCAATTCAGAACAACAGATAATGTGCCTTAACCCCCCCACCccaactaaaataataaaaacagaCCATCTGCATATTAGGATATCACTTACTGATATCTCCATAAGGTGTTAATGACTTGTAGTCAAAGCTGAAAGTCTGGGTCAAATTGCTAAAATTGGGGTGTTGAACAACTATGTTCCAATCTGAATAGTTCATCCTGTAATCGAAGTTTGTAACAGTGATCTTCACCCGCCAGTATTCTTTATAGTTAAGCTTAACATGCCAGTGGACTCGGATTGGGCACATATGACTTGTACATTGAACCAGAGGCGTATAGCTGTTCTTGCCAGAACCGGAAACAACTGAAGCTAGATATGGCGAATCTGCCCTGTAATCCACAGaggaaaatatcatccagaaaTAAGTTAGAAGTTAGAAGAAAGAGTTAAGTTGTTCTGATTAAGAGAACTTACTCAACACAGCTCCCTGGCTGGGTTATGTTGTTTTGGCAACCACATGCACATTTTGGGCACTGTACTATTGTGTCATTATAGAAGGCTGAGAGTGAGACACAGCAAGTAGGAGCTTTTTGAGCTAGAAATTGCGAATATGTGCATGTAACATTCCATGTCACTGCCATGAAAGAGAGACATGTTTGAAACCCAACAAATAAGCGAAATACCAATTGAAAAATTTATGCATATCATCTGCTGTGAAAATGAAACTATCACAGTGCTGGTATGATCCTCAAAGCTGAAAAAGAGCATATATAGATGTAATCTTCATTAACTTACTCAAAGCTTGTGTGGCTCTCCTTTTATCTGCTGTAATAAATTTAGTGGGTCTAACAACTTTTGCAGGTCCACATGTATAACCAGGTCCTGGCGCTTTCAGAGTGAAGTTTTTAGGCACTCTGACTGTTTTGTTGGAGGTTCCAGCTGAACCAACGCTGAGCTGAAATGAACCTGCCGCATTAGCTGGATCTTGCACCCATGAGCTGAGTACACCCCCTTTGCAACAATTTGCAATCTGCTGGTTGTAAGGTGTTCCAGGTAATAGATCCACAATCTTAGGGGTTTTCTTACAGCAATGTGGGATGTTCGCTTTAAATCGAGAACAATCCCCTTGGTCTGTGGCTTGGCCTCCTGTCATGCTCCATATTACCTCCTTCTTTGCCCACGTCCACCCCAGTGTCCACCCCGGTGTTTGAATGTGACGATATGCCTGGAAGTTGTATATTGTGACTACTGCCTGTCCATTCAACATAGATGCTGATTAGCTAACAGAAATGACATTTGATGATTTATAATGACTCTGCCAGCAGACAAGAGATGAGTTTAATATGCTCAACAGAGAAATACTTCACATGACTGTAGATAATGATGGCCGTTTGCATAATCAATCACTTCTAAGGGAATAAAGCCCTACAATTCATCCTCTTAACTAAGAAAATGTAAAACAGTTGCTCATCATAAATATCTCAACTAGGGATACTGGATTGAAAAAGAACAGTATTAAGAAAACCTCGATGTTGCATTTTGGATAAATATGGTAGACATTATAGCTACTGAATTGGTGAAGGAAATTGAGAGAATTTCTTCTCTCATAGGCAAACCCCCATCACTCTAGTCAAGATGCACATTAGCAACATGAACAGAAAATAACTCCATTGCTCAAAAAaattactccctccgtcccactttgtttgtcctgtttgaaaagtcaaactttttaaggggacatcatttattgtcttgtctaccttttaaaaatgtataaatttccaaaactacccttaaataaatttatcaaaaaattgaattagtaaattaataggggtataataggaacattagtatattaataacttttatttttagaaacaggacagtattttgggacatcccaaaatggaatagaggacaaacaaagtgggacggagggagtagaTTAAATGATTTAAGTACTGAACAAGCAGCTCAAAGTGTAAGATTCAAAATTCAGAACCTTTTTGAGTTTTCAATCATATTATAATGCCTAGTTCTATGATCTCTCTTAGCTAGCCACAAACTTAGTCCATGCAACAAAATAGGCGAAGTTACTTGAGTAAGCAATGAAATATGAGAGATCTCTAACTTGAACATGCACTAAAATGACAGAGAATGTGCACAAAAGACAGAGACTCTATCAATAAACTAATACTCACAACATAGCCATCAGGAGTCCAGCTAATTATATCCCATTTGATTGTGATATTTCCATTTGGGTCAAGTGCGTCATAGGCTTCTGAAACAGAAACAACCAGCCAAAACAGAGCATCATTTTTTAGTTCTTTGGAAAATGAGAattgcaaaaagaaaagcataacAGAAACTAAGAAATAGAGAGAATACCTAAGCTTGTTCAAGTAGTaacaaagccaaaaaaattaaaaaaagtaattagttTGGCTAATTAATAACCTAGATGGCAAGATGATAagatttgtatttctttttttaaaatcattattaCATAGTAGTTGAACCCAAAACTTCAAATTGTAAGATTAAAACtctttttgacaaaattttccattGGAATGTAACCGACGGCCTCTagtaatatatatgtgtgtatatatatatatatatatatatttgtgaagtAACCTCTAGTAATATTACATGACTACTTGTTGACATACAGGTGCGAGTGTAAATCCCAAATGgagaaaaattaaagaagtttaagaattaatataacatagttggGCCCCCATAGGCTTAAACTTTTACCCTAAGCAGTgtcattatatattatattacgCCCTCAATTATAGTCCCCCTAGGTGTTATCTCCCCAATACTACTCAATAGTCAATACCCATATCCTGATCATTTCCTAGTCCCAATAACAAAGAAGATATAATTCAGCTTATATCGCCAATTTTTTTAATCCCTTTTTTCATGGTACTATTTTCTGTAGTAAAGCAAGGTGAAATATCACATAAAGAACAACATAAATGAATTCTATAAAGCTTTTTTGATTAACAAAGTAAAACCCACTTTCTCATTTCTGAAATTTAATAAACAAAGCTTCCCAAATTCTACAAACGTTACTCCAGTTAGTCAACCACACCCCAAGAATATAATTCTTCAAAAACAAGACCCCCGCTTTTTAAACAGattaaaaatcaaagaaaaaatcattaacGAAAATAAGAAAACAGGGTGAAGAATCTATATTTGGAAAgactaaatgaaaaaagaaaaacttttttcatGCTACTATTTTCTGCAGTTAAAGCAAGGTGAACTATCATCTAAAGAGCAACATAAATGAATTCTATAAAGCTTTATTTTCCAACCGATTATGGAAAGAACTGAAAATAGCTCATGTTTCATCATCAACCTAACAAGGAGAGCAAAAGATCATACATGCTTAAACTTTTTGATTAACAAAGTAAAACCCACTTTCTcatttatcaaatttaataaacaaaGCTTCCCAAATTCCACAAACGTTACTCCAATCAGTCAACCACACCCCAAGAATGGGattctttaaaaacaaaactactgctttttaaaaaagattaaagatcaaagaaaaaatcattaacGAAAATAAGAAAACAGGTAAAGATTCTATATTTGGAAAGActgaatgaaaaaagaaaaaaagagtgtgCCAACCTCACCTGTTGAAGTGAAGCTATTGCATGAAAGGAAAAACAGAAGCGAAATGATGAATTTGAAGATGATGCCCATCATGGGTGAGAAGCCAAAACCGATTTTCTCTTCTGGTTTCAATGAGTGTCAGAGTGCTCAACGCAGAAACAGAGAGAAGACTGAACTTTGGAGTCtcgagagaaaaagaaagaacgcGTGGGAAGCTGGCTTTTGCTCACTTGGCAAGCAGTTTACGAAAATTCACTTTTGACTTTGCCcaccgaaatttttttttatcaactcatatttgaatataaaaaatataacaacaaCGTTAGTCGCTTCCGcgtataattttttaagtgcACATATtattccctaaaaaaaaaatcacattttatgTAACCGACctttaaacttttatttcaaatttgtctTTATAtgtttcactttaatttttatattataaaatttttcatatatatatatatatatatatacttatgaataaaatatattgatgcCATGTTAGAGAGCTCCATGCCATTGATTTTCACTTGCTAGGTTCATGTTTTTCATTTATAAAGATAAGAATAAAATCCTTTCaaacaatttaatatataagtacaatttaaaacaaatatcAAGATGGAGgtctaaatatataatttaattaagtatttttatatttactgTTAGATGCGTACTTTAATCTAGAAATAATTTGGGATTATCCAAAATCTTCAATATTGTACTTATTTGGAAATGAATAACTaggttctctcttttttttttaatattaaattatactTTTGATCATTAAAGTTTAggattgtatatatatatatatatattggtctTGTATGGTTGATTATGTTTTCATATTGGTCTGGCCATCTATTTCCATAAAATAATAAGACCATTAAGTGCTCATATACGTTTAACTATTCCATGAAATACTAGTTCTAGAATGCCATAAAATCTAAGAATTTTATTGTTATAGGCAAAAAAACCATATTTGTCAAATTACTAATGAAAATGATGGCAAGTAAAAacgaatcaaacacaaaaaaccaaaattaaggAAACCCCCAAACTTTAAGGCTCACAATTGTACATGTGCGCATTTGTCCACATATGCTCACACTTGTATTAAATTATACATCTGTTCATTTACCGTACTATTTAAAACCCCAAATCACTTGAATTCGGCTTAGGACAAAACttgtttatgttcatttatttaacaaaggaaaaaaaaaaaaatttatgcaacCTGGGTTGTAGGAATTTTTATACAACCCACTATGTGGTGGTTAAAAAATTCATCCATGTGTACTTATAGTCAcatgatatttttaataaatcatgtgacttatttaaataatacacttGATGCATTTTACTTTGAGGCAGTGAGTACAACATTCATGTACATTATTTGGTTGAAGATTAGAAAACAAAGTAAGAGTTGACtttaagggtctatttggttggaatgatggaaaagtaaaaaaaaatagaaaatttatttgtttggttaagaagaaaaatgaaagaataagAAATGTAGTTTGCATGAATTTATTCTTATACCCCTACTAGCTTGTaactcatgcatatgcatggatgcatttaaaaataaacacattttttatcataaaaatattacttaattaatcaaattattagaaaaaataaacataattagaTGCATGTTAAAATTCAtgcctaaatttaatactacttataataatttttaataagatagaaggAGTGGTGATTTTTGTTGAGTAGATATatgattggttttttatttttattttgtagtaaattaatattagactcttagtattttgcactaaTTAACTTACTtaagacaaaaattaaaaaaacttgattagacacatgacacaaaattagcccacaattgaaattttatttggaatttaattgaattttctctgaATGttggctttatatatatatataaatattacataatatataagaaacaatttttttttaaagtatattatttttaaaaaatatatttaaaataatttcaaacattATAAAAGTGGCACAACAAAATTAtctctatatgtgtgtgtaagatgtgattaattaaattgattaaaataacatattaaaaaaaaaaaaaaaaaggaagaagaagaagaagaagaagagagagaaaacccaataaacaaaaacaattgcGTGGATAGTGGAACTTGATTCCTTGCTAGTGCGCTATTAGCGGATTAaatcaaaaggaagaaaagcATTTGAAAAGGACAAAACAAATTGAGTTGTGGCTGGGTACGGGGCAGTCACCTTGTAAAAATAGACTTTTCCTCCTAAGGCTtcttttctcttcaattttttctccaaattagGGAAGTTCATTTTTAGTGGGTCCAAAGAAAAAACTCCTAAATCCCACtagttttctctctttaaaatCCATCAAATCAAACACtccaaaaaacattttctctcatttttttcatctttccttttaaataagaaaaccaaaaatagaaaacagaAAACAGAAATGGAtggtataataaaaaaaagaaataaaaaaagtactaaacGAAGAAAACACAGGTTGCACATTTTTTGGTCGATTTCTTTCTCTTGGTTTTCCTCTTCAGTTTTCTCCACAATTTGGGAAGAAAACATTATGGTGAGCTTGTGGAGAAAACATCCGAGCCCTACTAGCTTTCTTTCCACAAAttcacccaaccaaacaccttgataaatttcttttcctcccctttttctctccatttttttccATCATACCTAAAATTCGCCcaaccaaatagaccctaaaatccaccaaatcaaacggaccctaagaCTCTATTATTGGGATCCCCAAGGCATTGATGCCATAAATGCCATGTGTTTGATAGATAGGGTGCTGAAAAAGCGCAGTGAAGACCAGAGGTATGAGTTGGGAATGGGATATAAGCCATCCTAAGGGCCCTTTGTAAATGATTTTTCATGTTGGAAGATCTTGTATACATAATTTATTCTAGGATGCACAAACATGGATATAGACATGGTACAATTATAAGTACGACGATATGATGACAcgagtaatttttaaaaaattataacatgatattGCAAATGGGACACTGTTATGACACGAATACGATATAGATACCACACCCAAAATAAAGTGTACGTGCATCCTAGAATT
This DNA window, taken from Quercus robur chromosome 2, dhQueRobu3.1, whole genome shotgun sequence, encodes the following:
- the LOC126714396 gene encoding COBRA-like protein 1 isoform X1, with protein sequence MMGIIFKFIISLLFFLSCNSFTSTEAYDALDPNGNITIKWDIISWTPDGYVAVVTIYNFQAYRHIQTPGWTLGWTWAKKEVIWSMTGGQATDQGDCSRFKANIPHCCKKTPKIVDLLPGTPYNQQIANCCKGGVLSSWVQDPANAAGSFQLSVGSAGTSNKTVRVPKNFTLKAPGPGYTCGPAKVVRPTKFITADKRRATQALMTWNVTCTYSQFLAQKAPTCCVSLSAFYNDTIVQCPKCACGCQNNITQPGSCVEADSPYLASVVSGSGKNSYTPLVQCTSHMCPIRVHWHVKLNYKEYWRVKITVTNFDYRMNYSDWNIVVQHPNFSNLTQTFSFDYKSLTPYGDINDTAMLWGIKFYNDFLMQAGPLGNVQSEVLFQKDATFTFDKGWAFPRRVYFNGDNCVMPPPDAYPWSPNASSQQHISLLTIVMTLLSTLTFMFAYA
- the LOC126714396 gene encoding COBRA-like protein 1 isoform X2, with translation MTGGQATDQGDCSRFKANIPHCCKKTPKIVDLLPGTPYNQQIANCCKGGVLSSWVQDPANAAGSFQLSVGSAGTSNKTVRVPKNFTLKAPGPGYTCGPAKVVRPTKFITADKRRATQALMTWNVTCTYSQFLAQKAPTCCVSLSAFYNDTIVQCPKCACGCQNNITQPGSCVEADSPYLASVVSGSGKNSYTPLVQCTSHMCPIRVHWHVKLNYKEYWRVKITVTNFDYRMNYSDWNIVVQHPNFSNLTQTFSFDYKSLTPYGDINDTAMLWGIKFYNDFLMQAGPLGNVQSEVLFQKDATFTFDKGWAFPRRVYFNGDNCVMPPPDAYPWSPNASSQQHISLLTIVMTLLSTLTFMFAYA